From the Ilumatobacteraceae bacterium genome, the window TCCGCCCGGTCGGCCTCGAAGACGACGGGCAGCTCGAAGTCCCCGACGAGACCGAGATCGGCTGGTATCGGTACGGGTCGAGCCCCGGCCGGGCCGGCGCCACCGTGCTCGCCGCCCACGTCTCGTGGAACGACACGATCGGTCCCTTCTTCGAGCTCGGTTCGCTCGAACCCGGCGCCCGCGTGGAGGTCCGGCTCGAGGACGACACCGTCCGCACCTACGAGGTCGTCGAGCGGACGATGTACGACAAGGACTCGCTCCCGCGGGAGCGGATCTGGCGGACGACCGGCGACGAGACGCTCGTGCTGATCACGTGTGGCGGCTCGTTCAACCCCGAGATCCGCCGCTACCGCCAGAACATCGTCGTGTACGCGGTCCCGGTCGCCTGACGGCGAACGGCCTCACGACGTGAACGAATCCCGGCGGGGGATGACGACGATCGTGCCGTCCGGTTCGCGGTGCACGCTCACCCGCACCCCGTAGAACTCGGCCAGCGTCTCGGCTCGCAGCACCGTGCCCGGCTCACCGGTGGCGACGACGACGCCCTCGTGCATGAGCGCCAGGCGATCGCTGTAGAGCCCGGCGAGCGTGAGATCGTGCATCGCCGAGATGACCGTGAGCCCGTGATCGTTGCGCAGCCGGGCGACGAGTTCGAGCGCTTGCTGCTGGTGGCCGATGTCGAGTGCGCTGGTCGGTTCGTCGAGCAGCAGGATCGGTGCCTCGGTCGCCAACGCTCGGGCGATGACGAGTCGCTGACGCTCACCGCCGCTGAGATGGGCGAGTCGTCGGTTCGCGAACGGGCCGAGCTCGAGCCGGTCGAGCACGTCGGCGACCATCGCGCGGTCCTGTTTGCTCTCGCTGCCGAAGTACCCGACGTACGGCGCCCGGCCGAGCAGCGCGTACTCGAAGCCGGTCATGTCGGCGGGCATCAGCGGATCCTGTGGCACGTAGGCGACGAGTGCCGCTCGCCTCGCCCGCGAGCGCAGCGACATCGACGACCCGTCGACGATCACGTCACCCGACGACGGAACCACACCGACGACCGCCTTCAGCAGCGACGACTTGCCGGCACCGTTGGGCCCGATCAGACCGAGCCACTCCCCCGATCGCACGGTGTCGGTGAACCCGCGCACGACGTCGAGCTTGCCGTATCGCACGCTCACGTCGCTGAACTCGATGGAGCTCATCGTGCGATCTCCCTCGTCCGGAGCAGCACGATGAAGAACGGCGCTCCGATGAAGGCGGTCACGACGCCGATCGGGAGTTCGGCCGGCGCAGTGAGCGTCCGGCCGGGGATGTCGGCGAGGATCAGGAAGATCGCTCCGAACGCAATCGTCAACGGCAGGAGCCGTCGGTAGCTGGCACCGGCGAGCAGCCGGACGATGTGTGGTACGACGAGGCCGACGAACCCGATCAGACCGCTCACCGCGACGACGGCGGCGGTGCCGAGCGTGGCGGCGATCACGACGACGAGGCGGACGCGGGTGACCGGCACACCGAGCGTGACGGCTTCGTCGTCGCCGACACGCAGCAGGTCGAGATGGCGCCGGTGGAAGAGCAACACACCGCAACTCACCAGCACGTAGGGGAACACCAGCCGGACATCGCTCCACGAAGCGGTCGAGAGCCGACCGAGGATCCAGTTGTAGACCTCGCGCACGACATCGGAGTTGCGCTGGAGCACGAAGGTCTGGATCGCAGTCAGCAGCGAGACCATCGCGACACCGGCGAGCACCAGGGTCGACGTACCGCGCAGCCCCCCGAACGAGGCGCCGACGAGGTAGGTCAACGCCACCGATCCGAGTGCGAACACGAACGCCACCGCGGGCACCGGGTCGACGATCCACGAGGCGCCGACGTCGCCCCAGATCGCGATCATGAGGGTCGCACCCAGCCCTGCACCCGCCGCTGCGCCGAGCAGGTACGGGTCGACGAGCGGATTCCGGAACACACCCTGGTAGCTCGCCCCGCCGACCGACAACATCGCCCCGACGAGACCGGCGAGCACGACGCGCGGCATGCGGATGTTCCAGATGATCGACCACTCGAGGTCGCTGACGCCACTGTCGATCGAGATCAGCGGCAGGTGGTCGAGCAGTGCCAGCGGCACACGCCACCAGACCGGGCCCGCCGGTCCGATCATCGCACCGAGCAGCACCGCGAGGACGACGCCGATCGTGGCCGCGGGAAACCAGCCGATCGACGTCCGGCTGCGGTGCTGCTCGGTGGACACGACGGTCAGCCGGCCGTCACGGAGTCGGCGACGACGGCGACACCCTCGCCGGCAGCCCGGAGGTGGTCGACGATGCGCGGCCCCCAGCGGGAGGCGATGTCGTCGTCCATCTCGATCACGCCACCACCGGTCACGGCGTCGAGCGAACCCCAGCCGGGCCGGGCCGCGAGCGTCTCGGCGGTCTCACCGCAATACTTCGTACACGCCAGGAAGATCAGGTCGGGGTTCTCGTCGATGATGTACTCGGCGTTGAGCTGCGGGTACGGGTTGCCCTCCCCCACGGCATCGGCGATGTTGACCAGCCCGATCTCCGCGTAGACGGCCCCGATGAACGTGTCGCTCGTGACGGAGAAGAACGTCGCGTCGAGTTCGTGGTAGTAGGTCAGCGGAGTCTCGAGCTCCGGCAAGCCGGCCTTGACCTCGGCGACATCCTGCTGCATCTCGGCGACCAGTTGTGCGGCCTCGGCC encodes:
- a CDS encoding iron ABC transporter permease, which encodes MSTEQHRSRTSIGWFPAATIGVVLAVLLGAMIGPAGPVWWRVPLALLDHLPLISIDSGVSDLEWSIIWNIRMPRVVLAGLVGAMLSVGGASYQGVFRNPLVDPYLLGAAAGAGLGATLMIAIWGDVGASWIVDPVPAVAFVFALGSVALTYLVGASFGGLRGTSTLVLAGVAMVSLLTAIQTFVLQRNSDVVREVYNWILGRLSTASWSDVRLVFPYVLVSCGVLLFHRRHLDLLRVGDDEAVTLGVPVTRVRLVVVIAATLGTAAVVAVSGLIGFVGLVVPHIVRLLAGASYRRLLPLTIAFGAIFLILADIPGRTLTAPAELPIGVVTAFIGAPFFIVLLRTREIAR
- a CDS encoding ABC transporter ATP-binding protein, which produces MSSIEFSDVSVRYGKLDVVRGFTDTVRSGEWLGLIGPNGAGKSSLLKAVVGVVPSSGDVIVDGSSMSLRSRARRAALVAYVPQDPLMPADMTGFEYALLGRAPYVGYFGSESKQDRAMVADVLDRLELGPFANRRLAHLSGGERQRLVIARALATEAPILLLDEPTSALDIGHQQQALELVARLRNDHGLTVISAMHDLTLAGLYSDRLALMHEGVVVATGEPGTVLRAETLAEFYGVRVSVHREPDGTIVVIPRRDSFTS